A stretch of Vigna angularis cultivar LongXiaoDou No.4 chromosome 4, ASM1680809v1, whole genome shotgun sequence DNA encodes these proteins:
- the LOC108331906 gene encoding amine oxidase [copper-containing] zeta, peroxisomal isoform X2 — protein sequence MATASQKATPPLPPPPSSSCCPAADSAAIPRAAAPPQEWNAATDVPLIRPVDSSTNASAAKGVTAMPRPQSSHPLDPLTSAEISVAVATVRAAGATPEVVSYNAYFFPPFQPSLLPRTRGGPLIPTKLPPRCARLVVYNKKSNLTSIWIVELSQVHAVTRGGHHRGKVISSHIVPDVQPPMDAEEYAECEAVVKSFPPFIEAMKKRGIEDMDLVMVDPWCVGYYSEADAPGRRLAKPLIFCQSESDCPMENGYARPVEGIYVLVDMQNMVVIEFEDRKLVPLPPVDPLRNYTPGETRGGSDRSDVKPLQIIQPEGPSFRVNGYFVEWQKWNFRIGFTPKEGLVIYSVAYVDGSHGRRPVAHRLSFVEMVVPYGDPNDPHYRKNAFDAGEDGLGKNAHSLKKGCDCLGYIKYFDAHFTNFTGGVETIENCVCLHEEDHGILWKHQDWRTGLAEVRRSRRLTASFMCTVANYEYGFFWHFYQDGRIEAEVKLTGILSLGALLPGEFRKYGTMIAPGLYAPVHQHFFVARMDMSVDSKPGEALNQVVEVNMKIEEPGENNVHNNAFYAEETLLRSELEAMRDCNSLTARHWIVRNTRTCNRTGQLTGYKLVPGSNCLPLAGSEAKFLRRAAFLKHNFWVTTYSRNEMFPGGEFPNQNPRVSEGLATWVKQNRSLEETNIVLWYVFGITHVPRLEDWPVMPVEHIGFMLTPHGFFNCSPAVDVPPNTCEMDSKDNEIKDNGSSKPIPSGLTAKL from the exons ATGGCCACAGCTTCGCAAAAGGCGACGCCACCACTACCGCCGCCGCCGTCCTCTTCTTGCTGTCCCGCCGCCGACTCCGCCGCCATTCCCCGTGCCGCCGCCCCGCCGCAGGAGTGGAACGCCGCCACCGACGTCCCTCTCATTCGTCCCGTCGATTCCTCCACCAATGCCTCTGCTGCCAAGG GAGTCACTGCAATGCCAAGGCCCCAGTCCAGCCACCCTTTGGACCCTTTAACTTCTGCTGAAATATCAGTGGCCGTGGCAACTGTGAGGGCCGCTGGAGCTACTCCTGAGGTTGTCAGCTAca ATGCATATTTCTTTCCGCCTTTCCAACCATCATTACTGCCCAGAACTAGAGGAGGACCTTTAATTCCAACTAAACTCCCTCCAAGATGTGCTAGACTTGTTGTTTACAATAAGAAATCTAACTTGACTAGTATATGGATTGTTGAGTTGTCACAAGTACATGCTGTAACTCGAGGTGGTCATCACCGAGGAAAAGTAATTTCATCACATATTGTTCCTGATGTTCAGCCTCCAATG GATGCTGAGGAATATGCAGAATGTGAGGCTGTAGTCAAAAGTTTTCCCCCATTTATTGAGGCTATGAAGAAAAGGGGTATTGAAGACATGGACCTTGTAATGGTCGATCCCTG GTGTGTTGGTTATTATAGTGAAGCAGATGCGCCTGGGAGAAGACTTGCTAAACCCCTCATATTTTGCCAATCTGAGAGTGACTGCCCCATGGAAAATGGCTATGCCCGCCCAGTTGAGGGCATCTATGTTCTTGTTGATATGCAAAACATGGTGGTGATAGAGTTTGAAGATCGTAAACTTGTTCCCCTTCCACCAGTTGATCCCTTGAGGAATTATACTCCGGGTGAAACCAGAGGTGGCTCTGATAGAAGTGACGTAAAACCGTTGCAAATTATTCAGCCTGAAGGTCCAAGCTTCCGTGTCAATGGGTATTTTGTTGAATGGCAGAAG TGGAATTTTCGTATTGGATTCACACCCAAAGAAGGTTTGGTTATATATTCTGTTGCATATGTTGATGGTAGTCATGGACGAAGGCCTGTTGCTCATAGGCTGAGTTTTGTGGAGATGGTTGTTCCGTATGGAGATCCCAACGACCCACATTATCGGAAAAATGCTTTTGATGCTGGGGAAGATGGCTTGGGAAAAAATGCACATTCCCTCAAGAAG GGATGTGATTGTTTGGGCTACATCAAGTATTTTGATGCTCACTTCACTAATTTCACCGGTGGGGTGGAAACAATTGAAAACTGTGTATGTTTACATGAAGAGGATCACGGAATTCTCTGGAAGCATCAAGACTGGAGAACTGGCTTAGCAGAAGTCCGAAGATCTAGGAGACTTACTGCATCTTTCATGTGTACCGTGGCTAACTATGAGTATGGATTTTTTTGGCACTTTTATCAG GATGGAAGGATTGAAGCTGAAGTCAAGCTTACTGGAATTCTTAGCCTAGGGGCCTTGCTGCCTGGAGAGTTTAGAAAATATGGAACCATGATTGCACCTGGTCTATATGCACCAGTTCATCAACACTTTTTTGTTGCTCGTATGGACATGTCTGTTGATTCTAAACCAGGTGAAGCTTTGAATCAG GTTGTGGAGGTCAATATGAAAATTGAGGAACCAGGTGAGAATAATGTTCATAACAATGCTTTCTATGCTGAAGAGACTTTGCTTAGATCTGAATTGGAAGCCATGCGAGATTGTAATTCTTTGACTGCTCGACATTGGATT GTAAGGAACACTAGAACATGCAATAGAACTGGCCAGTTGACGGGATACAAGCTGGTACCTGGCTCAAACTGCTTACCGTTGGCAGGTTCGGAAGCCAAGTTTTTAAGAAGAGCTGCTTTCTTGAAGCATAATTTCTGGGTAACAACATATTCACGTAATGAGATGTTTCCTGGAGGAGAATTTCCAAATCAAAATCCGCGTGTTAGTGAAGGACTAGCTACATGGGTTAAGCAGAACCGATCTTTGGAAGAAACTAATATAGTTCTTTG GTATGTATTTGGAATCACACATGTTCCCCGTTTGGAAGACTGGCCGGTTATGCCAGTAGAGCACATTGGTTTTATGCTCACG CCTCATGGATTCTTCAATTGTTCCCCTGCAGTAGACGTCCCACCTAATACATGTGAAATGGATTCTAAAGATAATGAAATTAAGGATAATGGTTCTTCGAAGCCAATTCCGAGTGGGTTGACGGCAAAGCTTTAG
- the LOC108331906 gene encoding amine oxidase [copper-containing] zeta, peroxisomal isoform X1: MATASQKATPPLPPPPSSSCCPAADSAAIPRAAAPPQEWNAATDVPLIRPVDSSTNASAAKGVTAMPRPQSSHPLDPLTSAEISVAVATVRAAGATPELRDSMRFIEVVLLEPDKNVVALADAYFFPPFQPSLLPRTRGGPLIPTKLPPRCARLVVYNKKSNLTSIWIVELSQVHAVTRGGHHRGKVISSHIVPDVQPPMDAEEYAECEAVVKSFPPFIEAMKKRGIEDMDLVMVDPWCVGYYSEADAPGRRLAKPLIFCQSESDCPMENGYARPVEGIYVLVDMQNMVVIEFEDRKLVPLPPVDPLRNYTPGETRGGSDRSDVKPLQIIQPEGPSFRVNGYFVEWQKWNFRIGFTPKEGLVIYSVAYVDGSHGRRPVAHRLSFVEMVVPYGDPNDPHYRKNAFDAGEDGLGKNAHSLKKGCDCLGYIKYFDAHFTNFTGGVETIENCVCLHEEDHGILWKHQDWRTGLAEVRRSRRLTASFMCTVANYEYGFFWHFYQDGRIEAEVKLTGILSLGALLPGEFRKYGTMIAPGLYAPVHQHFFVARMDMSVDSKPGEALNQVVEVNMKIEEPGENNVHNNAFYAEETLLRSELEAMRDCNSLTARHWIVRNTRTCNRTGQLTGYKLVPGSNCLPLAGSEAKFLRRAAFLKHNFWVTTYSRNEMFPGGEFPNQNPRVSEGLATWVKQNRSLEETNIVLWYVFGITHVPRLEDWPVMPVEHIGFMLTPHGFFNCSPAVDVPPNTCEMDSKDNEIKDNGSSKPIPSGLTAKL, encoded by the exons ATGGCCACAGCTTCGCAAAAGGCGACGCCACCACTACCGCCGCCGCCGTCCTCTTCTTGCTGTCCCGCCGCCGACTCCGCCGCCATTCCCCGTGCCGCCGCCCCGCCGCAGGAGTGGAACGCCGCCACCGACGTCCCTCTCATTCGTCCCGTCGATTCCTCCACCAATGCCTCTGCTGCCAAGG GAGTCACTGCAATGCCAAGGCCCCAGTCCAGCCACCCTTTGGACCCTTTAACTTCTGCTGAAATATCAGTGGCCGTGGCAACTGTGAGGGCCGCTGGAGCTACTCCTGAG CTTAGAGATAGTATGCGCTTCATTGAAGTAGTTTTACTGGAGCCCGATAAAAATGTTGTTGCACTGGCAGATGCATATTTCTTTCCGCCTTTCCAACCATCATTACTGCCCAGAACTAGAGGAGGACCTTTAATTCCAACTAAACTCCCTCCAAGATGTGCTAGACTTGTTGTTTACAATAAGAAATCTAACTTGACTAGTATATGGATTGTTGAGTTGTCACAAGTACATGCTGTAACTCGAGGTGGTCATCACCGAGGAAAAGTAATTTCATCACATATTGTTCCTGATGTTCAGCCTCCAATG GATGCTGAGGAATATGCAGAATGTGAGGCTGTAGTCAAAAGTTTTCCCCCATTTATTGAGGCTATGAAGAAAAGGGGTATTGAAGACATGGACCTTGTAATGGTCGATCCCTG GTGTGTTGGTTATTATAGTGAAGCAGATGCGCCTGGGAGAAGACTTGCTAAACCCCTCATATTTTGCCAATCTGAGAGTGACTGCCCCATGGAAAATGGCTATGCCCGCCCAGTTGAGGGCATCTATGTTCTTGTTGATATGCAAAACATGGTGGTGATAGAGTTTGAAGATCGTAAACTTGTTCCCCTTCCACCAGTTGATCCCTTGAGGAATTATACTCCGGGTGAAACCAGAGGTGGCTCTGATAGAAGTGACGTAAAACCGTTGCAAATTATTCAGCCTGAAGGTCCAAGCTTCCGTGTCAATGGGTATTTTGTTGAATGGCAGAAG TGGAATTTTCGTATTGGATTCACACCCAAAGAAGGTTTGGTTATATATTCTGTTGCATATGTTGATGGTAGTCATGGACGAAGGCCTGTTGCTCATAGGCTGAGTTTTGTGGAGATGGTTGTTCCGTATGGAGATCCCAACGACCCACATTATCGGAAAAATGCTTTTGATGCTGGGGAAGATGGCTTGGGAAAAAATGCACATTCCCTCAAGAAG GGATGTGATTGTTTGGGCTACATCAAGTATTTTGATGCTCACTTCACTAATTTCACCGGTGGGGTGGAAACAATTGAAAACTGTGTATGTTTACATGAAGAGGATCACGGAATTCTCTGGAAGCATCAAGACTGGAGAACTGGCTTAGCAGAAGTCCGAAGATCTAGGAGACTTACTGCATCTTTCATGTGTACCGTGGCTAACTATGAGTATGGATTTTTTTGGCACTTTTATCAG GATGGAAGGATTGAAGCTGAAGTCAAGCTTACTGGAATTCTTAGCCTAGGGGCCTTGCTGCCTGGAGAGTTTAGAAAATATGGAACCATGATTGCACCTGGTCTATATGCACCAGTTCATCAACACTTTTTTGTTGCTCGTATGGACATGTCTGTTGATTCTAAACCAGGTGAAGCTTTGAATCAG GTTGTGGAGGTCAATATGAAAATTGAGGAACCAGGTGAGAATAATGTTCATAACAATGCTTTCTATGCTGAAGAGACTTTGCTTAGATCTGAATTGGAAGCCATGCGAGATTGTAATTCTTTGACTGCTCGACATTGGATT GTAAGGAACACTAGAACATGCAATAGAACTGGCCAGTTGACGGGATACAAGCTGGTACCTGGCTCAAACTGCTTACCGTTGGCAGGTTCGGAAGCCAAGTTTTTAAGAAGAGCTGCTTTCTTGAAGCATAATTTCTGGGTAACAACATATTCACGTAATGAGATGTTTCCTGGAGGAGAATTTCCAAATCAAAATCCGCGTGTTAGTGAAGGACTAGCTACATGGGTTAAGCAGAACCGATCTTTGGAAGAAACTAATATAGTTCTTTG GTATGTATTTGGAATCACACATGTTCCCCGTTTGGAAGACTGGCCGGTTATGCCAGTAGAGCACATTGGTTTTATGCTCACG CCTCATGGATTCTTCAATTGTTCCCCTGCAGTAGACGTCCCACCTAATACATGTGAAATGGATTCTAAAGATAATGAAATTAAGGATAATGGTTCTTCGAAGCCAATTCCGAGTGGGTTGACGGCAAAGCTTTAG
- the LOC108331906 gene encoding amine oxidase [copper-containing] zeta, peroxisomal isoform X3 gives MATASQKATPPLPPPPSSSCCPAADSAAIPRAAAPPQEWNAATDVPLIRPVDSSTNASAAKGVTAMPRPQSSHPLDPLTSAEISVAVATVRAAGATPEDAEEYAECEAVVKSFPPFIEAMKKRGIEDMDLVMVDPWCVGYYSEADAPGRRLAKPLIFCQSESDCPMENGYARPVEGIYVLVDMQNMVVIEFEDRKLVPLPPVDPLRNYTPGETRGGSDRSDVKPLQIIQPEGPSFRVNGYFVEWQKWNFRIGFTPKEGLVIYSVAYVDGSHGRRPVAHRLSFVEMVVPYGDPNDPHYRKNAFDAGEDGLGKNAHSLKKGCDCLGYIKYFDAHFTNFTGGVETIENCVCLHEEDHGILWKHQDWRTGLAEVRRSRRLTASFMCTVANYEYGFFWHFYQDGRIEAEVKLTGILSLGALLPGEFRKYGTMIAPGLYAPVHQHFFVARMDMSVDSKPGEALNQVVEVNMKIEEPGENNVHNNAFYAEETLLRSELEAMRDCNSLTARHWIVRNTRTCNRTGQLTGYKLVPGSNCLPLAGSEAKFLRRAAFLKHNFWVTTYSRNEMFPGGEFPNQNPRVSEGLATWVKQNRSLEETNIVLWYVFGITHVPRLEDWPVMPVEHIGFMLTPHGFFNCSPAVDVPPNTCEMDSKDNEIKDNGSSKPIPSGLTAKL, from the exons ATGGCCACAGCTTCGCAAAAGGCGACGCCACCACTACCGCCGCCGCCGTCCTCTTCTTGCTGTCCCGCCGCCGACTCCGCCGCCATTCCCCGTGCCGCCGCCCCGCCGCAGGAGTGGAACGCCGCCACCGACGTCCCTCTCATTCGTCCCGTCGATTCCTCCACCAATGCCTCTGCTGCCAAGG GAGTCACTGCAATGCCAAGGCCCCAGTCCAGCCACCCTTTGGACCCTTTAACTTCTGCTGAAATATCAGTGGCCGTGGCAACTGTGAGGGCCGCTGGAGCTACTCCTGAG GATGCTGAGGAATATGCAGAATGTGAGGCTGTAGTCAAAAGTTTTCCCCCATTTATTGAGGCTATGAAGAAAAGGGGTATTGAAGACATGGACCTTGTAATGGTCGATCCCTG GTGTGTTGGTTATTATAGTGAAGCAGATGCGCCTGGGAGAAGACTTGCTAAACCCCTCATATTTTGCCAATCTGAGAGTGACTGCCCCATGGAAAATGGCTATGCCCGCCCAGTTGAGGGCATCTATGTTCTTGTTGATATGCAAAACATGGTGGTGATAGAGTTTGAAGATCGTAAACTTGTTCCCCTTCCACCAGTTGATCCCTTGAGGAATTATACTCCGGGTGAAACCAGAGGTGGCTCTGATAGAAGTGACGTAAAACCGTTGCAAATTATTCAGCCTGAAGGTCCAAGCTTCCGTGTCAATGGGTATTTTGTTGAATGGCAGAAG TGGAATTTTCGTATTGGATTCACACCCAAAGAAGGTTTGGTTATATATTCTGTTGCATATGTTGATGGTAGTCATGGACGAAGGCCTGTTGCTCATAGGCTGAGTTTTGTGGAGATGGTTGTTCCGTATGGAGATCCCAACGACCCACATTATCGGAAAAATGCTTTTGATGCTGGGGAAGATGGCTTGGGAAAAAATGCACATTCCCTCAAGAAG GGATGTGATTGTTTGGGCTACATCAAGTATTTTGATGCTCACTTCACTAATTTCACCGGTGGGGTGGAAACAATTGAAAACTGTGTATGTTTACATGAAGAGGATCACGGAATTCTCTGGAAGCATCAAGACTGGAGAACTGGCTTAGCAGAAGTCCGAAGATCTAGGAGACTTACTGCATCTTTCATGTGTACCGTGGCTAACTATGAGTATGGATTTTTTTGGCACTTTTATCAG GATGGAAGGATTGAAGCTGAAGTCAAGCTTACTGGAATTCTTAGCCTAGGGGCCTTGCTGCCTGGAGAGTTTAGAAAATATGGAACCATGATTGCACCTGGTCTATATGCACCAGTTCATCAACACTTTTTTGTTGCTCGTATGGACATGTCTGTTGATTCTAAACCAGGTGAAGCTTTGAATCAG GTTGTGGAGGTCAATATGAAAATTGAGGAACCAGGTGAGAATAATGTTCATAACAATGCTTTCTATGCTGAAGAGACTTTGCTTAGATCTGAATTGGAAGCCATGCGAGATTGTAATTCTTTGACTGCTCGACATTGGATT GTAAGGAACACTAGAACATGCAATAGAACTGGCCAGTTGACGGGATACAAGCTGGTACCTGGCTCAAACTGCTTACCGTTGGCAGGTTCGGAAGCCAAGTTTTTAAGAAGAGCTGCTTTCTTGAAGCATAATTTCTGGGTAACAACATATTCACGTAATGAGATGTTTCCTGGAGGAGAATTTCCAAATCAAAATCCGCGTGTTAGTGAAGGACTAGCTACATGGGTTAAGCAGAACCGATCTTTGGAAGAAACTAATATAGTTCTTTG GTATGTATTTGGAATCACACATGTTCCCCGTTTGGAAGACTGGCCGGTTATGCCAGTAGAGCACATTGGTTTTATGCTCACG CCTCATGGATTCTTCAATTGTTCCCCTGCAGTAGACGTCCCACCTAATACATGTGAAATGGATTCTAAAGATAATGAAATTAAGGATAATGGTTCTTCGAAGCCAATTCCGAGTGGGTTGACGGCAAAGCTTTAG